The genomic window aaaaagaaaaaagtaacctTGCGGGAACATATATCTTGATACACTGAATTTGTCATCAGGcataattttaaacacattcaCGTCGAAGCCTCACTGGTCCTGCACAAGATTCTCCTAACATTTTCTACTCCGAAATAGTTGTTTTCACGGGAAGCCACATTTATCATTTGTGTTTGAACTTACCACAAAATAGCCAATATGTCATACCTAATGAATTTTATATCATAGTCATAAATTATGGATTGTCTACATATGTTGTCAAGTTGAATTTCTAACGAGTTATCAACTGAAGGGTCGCTCTAACATTTCCAATTGTACTCGAGTTAAAATCAGGGAGGCAGCTTTCAAATCTTCCCACTTGTCGCAGGTTCGGTCAATCTTGCTGCATTTTTCATCCGCAAGTTTTTAGCTCTTTGTTTCGTGTTTGTTTACCAAAAAAAGTATACGTTTTCGTGAGCCAAAACTTGGCTGGATTCCATGACACCGGTCAAGAGGCATTAAAATCAGGGAGGCAGCTTTCAAATCTTCCCACTTGTAGCAAGTTCGGTCAATCTTGCTGCATTTTTCATCCGTAAGTCTTTAGCTCTTTGTTTCGTGACTGGTTGGATTCCATGACACCGGTCAAGAGGCATtaagtttcttaatttttcacttttaagtaaaaactaACTATAAATTGATGGATCTCCACTCCAAAAGCcaattaaaattgatattatgggtgaagttcactttgtgattgacagctgttTTCTCGATAGCTAATCAAATACTTTGGACCTTTCCAACCATTAAGGTTgtttcaaaatgtgaaaatttcgATAAGTGTGCTAACTCCTTCAAAGctcacaattttattttatggaaaaaaaaagccaccttttttcaaaaagagagaaaataagccctcaaaagcaattaaaggacTAAAACTAAgatgaaaaacagcttttaataataaataatgtttatttctaaTTGAAATTGTCGTCCAATAAGGAGGGGCCCTATTTGTACAGGGAAACAAATAAAGACGAATTAAGGGAGGCTAATTTAAATGCAAAATATGTTTATCAAGTGAAGAAGTTCCGCTTGGATAAGAAGAGCGATAATACAGAAATAAAGTAGAATGACTGTTTTATGGCTGCTCCAGTTTTCCATTGTGACTCTTCAAATCGTCCTCGGAATCCTGTTTGCCTTGGCAAAAGGAGACTTTTGTGGAAGCGTTTTCGAAACTCAACTGGGTGAGTTATAACTCAAACTGAACGATTAGGATCTTCTTGATTCTTAGGCTTTGTTTTACATATATTCAGGTGAAAAAGCATCAGTCCATTTGTTTCCCCTTTCAGACCATGCATTAGCAGGTCATGTTGTATATATGACTGTTGTTGTGGACGAGTTTGAATGTCAGTTTAAATGTATGGGAAACAACCGTTGCAAGTCGATCAATGTTCACCCCGGTGACAGTATTGGACAACGTATATGTGAGTTGAATTATAAAACGCGGAAGATGAAGCCAGAGGAttttagaaaaaggaaaggatcTACATACTATAGCTCTGCTCAGGTTGGTACTAAGTTTTATGGTTACCGTATTTAATTGCCAAAATGCCGAAGATATTCGGTAAATTAATAGTTTTGAGCGTGATTGGAATGACAATTCTAGCCTCCTGAGTGCAAAAAAACGTAGCTCTTTATTTCACACAGCCATTGAATTTGGCTGTTGAGGGCGAAACAAAAATGGGTAGCTTCATTTCTTCTTGCGTTTTGAGCAAAAAACCTTCTCGATTATTTTTTTAGGTTACAAACCAGAGAAATTCAgaactttattgtttttttcattctccttaTCTATCTGAGAGCTGAGAATTACAAGAGagtattttcttaatttgtacAGACGTAACGTAGAACATAAGTTGAACATATTTGTTATATACCTATAACCGCTATGTTTCTGCGAAGATAACTTGTTGAAGCACGAGTTGATGATTTCACCTGTTAATAATAACTTTGGAGCCTGATTTAAATTATTACGTATGGTTCATCTCTTAGTCTTAGGTTGACAACGTTTTTGGTATGTTCTCGGCATCTGTATTAACGTCCTTACTAGTTctttagtttgaaaaaatattttattttgaacggCTATTCTTCATCAAAAATACTTTCACGTTTATAACGTGACCAGAGCTAAATGGATGTAATCCACTTTGTACTGTATTAAGAgaacacaattgaaaaaattctccaagAATGAGATGGATaagcaaattttctttttgtctcgaTGCCATGTCAATAAAGCAACGGGAAACAAATCaactttccttatttttgtattaattgtGTCAGGCTTCCTGCATGGATATTTCTCGTGATCAAAGGCGACCCACTAAGAGCGCTCAGTGTCATCCGGGATACCAAGGAACACGGTGCCAAATGCGTAAGTGGTCAGAAGATTTTGCCTGTTACGTATTCACAGCTTTTTAGACAAATTAAACTGCATAATCATTACCGGTTGCCTCCTTTTGACAGCTCGAGGCTTAGGATAATGTAATGGACTTTGTTATAAATGAGTCATGAAGTTAGCGGAACTTTTCGAGAacaaacttaaacaaaacataaagtGGCGAGAGAACACATGCAGAATCTCACAAACGGAGGCGTATGTGAAGCATAAAACTGTTGTGTTGCGGTCCGGCCGGCTGGATGTTTAATTAAAGTATAACACATTTGCGACTCCAAAAGTATCCAAAATTAACTCTGTCACCAAAATATTTCACCtttaggaaaaacattttttttttctcagacatGCCCTTGTATCCACCTAGatatagaaataaatattaatatagaaataaatattatgaataATACTGGGCGATAAAGTATCATTACAAACATTACTTCTACTCACTGTATGTTGTAGCAGAGTGAAACCAAGACTCCTGTTCTTTataataagttcatttatatttatggttgaaaaaaaggaaaattagctttcatttttgtttcatcattttaatAATAAGCTCCCGTGGTGAGAGTATTCATCCGCAGTGAAGGTTGCGAGGATCTGGGAATTACAGCAAACACTTGTGGCATTGCTTACATCAAAGTGAATGGCAAAGATTATTCTCCACACATCAGAGGCCATAACGTGGTTGTTATCAACGCTATCACAGGTATTATAATCAAGATCGGAGATAAAGCGCGCTGTCATTTGTTCAAAGAGCGCTCTATCAGGGTACAAAAGACAGAGTTGAGTCACGCCATCCACTAATTTGTACTATGTTCCACCATTTCCCGCacttttctcttgctttttttcggtaattgaagtgaaatttcggaacaaacgagccggcaagtagcaacagaagagccaagcaaaggtttgtaaacatgccatgCCATGCCATGAAAAATTAACCAAATCGGCATAACTGTTACAATTCATACAAATCATGACGGTCTCAGAGCGattgcgatcatgctgaggtccatcgcagctagcttatcatggcgatctcagatcatcgcagtaaagcaagcctcagaaattacatcagcccctcttcgagtgaacaactaagagcttgctctgatatcctttccgatgcattGAGTGGatggccacatcagtcacagcagccgagtttaACGGCGCTGTCAtctcgagcaatcttcatgttcctgcGAATCAGTCGGCTCTCGTTCATAcataaaacacacgccttgagcagtttgtttccTAATTGTCATGACAAAAAACTTGCgggtttttatgagccacaattcggccggatttcactgaatatttcactttcagattccgTATTAAAACTGGAAACCTTTGgcgaaagtgttaaattcgacctgccgaaatATTTCAGGTTatgaactattgcagattgtgaactgAGAGGGTTTGATACTTTTGACGGCtttagtcttgttcaaccaatcaaattatttgaaccattctaacaaggattctgattggcttattgtagcatgcttatgagagtatagagcatgctgacgacattgatgtttgctttgaaatcaaggtttgttttgaaaattgaaagtaatgtgTGGGAAATTTAAAGGattcttttttataaaacaaatagcgaagccttgactgtgctctattctgttgtaaagcacttaggaagcagCTGGAGCACTCCAAAATCATCATGAAGGGTTACTTATCTGGGGCGAAATAAAAGCAGGTAGTAAAACCTTACTTCTGACGACTTTCCCGAAAAAGGCAAACCGGTGTGGGCTTTTGTTTTCCGCGCATACGCCAGAAGGTGACACCGCTGTCTCCCTATCGACTCCATGGTCTTAATTTAATAGAACGATGTGCTCAGTTTAAAATCTGCGGGGTTAGCTCCAGCTCGATTAACTTAATCTCTTTAAGCTACCAGTCATCTGGAAGATGTACGTCTTCATTATAAGCTTGATTGTAGTGGAAGGGAAACGTTTGTTACCATTCTTCATTTGCAGGTACTGTACTAGGAGCCAAAGGATTTGACACTCATGAGAATAGTTCCGCTGGTATTCACCTGAGAGATTACCTTAACGGAATCAAAGGAGAGTATGTGCCATATTGACGTGCTTTTATATATGTtcatagaacaaaacaaaacaaaagctgatataaaacaaatgtaaaggAAGGGAATGATCATCCAACCCTCTAAAGAGGAACTGGTCTTTTACGCTGTAATCTCACTACCATAAAATGTAGCATATGATAGTTCAGAGCACAAACATCATGGATCCCACATCATTTTAAGTACATCTGCCCCAgcattttatatatatatatatatgtatatatataaataaagaaTTCATAATCTCTTAAAAGatacatatttttctctttctaacgACCGTTCTGGATTGTTTCCAATGTCAAACGCATGAAAATTTGTCGCAATAACTCCTATCCGAAACTGAATCAGAAATATACTCACAAAACGAGATTCGGTAAATTCCGTGGGaaacttatttcaaaatattagcACATTAATGCCTCGTAGAGGTTTTCGTTATTGCCCTTTTTTCGTAATTTGTAATAAAATGCATTTGTTTGCCATTCTCACGGAAAATTAATGTTTGTTccaattgcagaaaaatcgTTCTGGTCGCCATTCAAGATCAAGGCTCAACATACATATCACCAGCGATTGACGCTCTAAAAAGAGTTGGCGCCACCGATAACCTACTCAATCTGACAGAGTTCAGAGGATCTTTTGCTTTGGTGGGATTCGCCGGTGTGAATAGACCATCTTGGATTGCACAACAAAATGCCAAGCGAGAGAGGGGACCCAGTGAGATATATCTGACAATCCCATCATCAGAAGGTATATCTTCGTTCTATTGATACCCTATAGCGGAATTTCAGCTTTCAAATAAGTGAACGGGCCCATCATAGCGAGCCAGCCACGCATTGACTAAGCATTTTCAGGCTCTCGTGCACTCATATCGGTGTGTGTTGATTAACAAGACAACACCACATTTTCTCCTGTAGCTATCAAAGGCATATATTACAATCAGCCTGGCCATTCCTGCAAGGACATCCGGGACTCCGGATATTCCGTTGGAGATGGGgagtactggatcgaccctgagaagaacGGAAACCCTTTAAAGGtctactgtgacatgacaactgacggAGGTGAGATGCAAATGCTCGATCatcttaaaaaaagtaaaggaactgaattggATTTGAGTTTCTGAAATTCTACTTCATGATGTTTGAAACATTTAGTTCATGTTGGTTGATGTTGGCTTCGTTTTGCACAGGAGGCTGGCTTCTTGTTTCCAACGTTGTGGTAGACGACTCGTCCTCGCGACAGCTTTGGATTGCGTCATCATACCGTGAAATCAGCAACTGCCACTGGAACAAAACGTTGTTCATCACAGAAAATGCCATGAAAGAACTGAGAACACACTTGtctttcactcagctgagattccactgcaacaaacaaaaaggacgAATGATCCACGTGACCACAGCTGCAAACAGCTCTGGTAAAGCTGTAGTCcggtacttcagcggtcagacggATGATCGACCTTTGGCGTGTGGCTCgtttaatagaatgaaagatgatAACTCCAATATAGCTGGAGTCTGTCACCAATGGCAAGGCCAGCAGTGGGGTCACTCACCGTCGGCAAAAGGGACATTGACTGACCACGCCTTTTTTGTCCCTTACAAATATCACTGGTTATTGACTCCTGGAAATCAAAGATGGGAGTGTGACGACTATATTTATGACGGATTTTTTGCGTTGTCCTCTGGCGATTTCTGGAAAGTCTTTATTCGTTAAGGCCTGGAAACACCTACATCCGCTTCCACTTTTCCTGTAAAACTTTTCTCTGCAAAGTAAGACGTGATGATCATCGGATAACTGTAAagagctttcaaactttttttatttgttttttatcattcgaACAATTTTCGAGGTTTTCGTTTTTATATTTCGTGTGTTAGTTTGTGGCCTGAACGTCACGGAGGAGTTGGTATTTCATCTCTTAAATACCATAGTAGTGACTAACTTATAACTTCTCcatacagtatcacccttggatTAAATATTGAGGTCATaggaataaatgaaatgatcaccagcctaGAAGTCCATaactgtcaaacaaattctcctcggcagcaccataggaaatgtatagagaacagaatggtgAACATccatactgatgatagggtgttaagagttaaaatctttttatctttcaaGTAAACCCGACCCAAAAGATTTGTTCATctatctggtttttttttctttactttttttcggGAAGTCATTATTTTATTGCCGCGAAGGAGGAAGGGGGAAGGAGGGGGCGGGCGGGGCTGTTCAGAGGATTTTGGGGGGATCGCGTGGTTTTCAGGCGAAGCTGGGCCAGACTGTAGACAATCGACTGCCAATGATGGTGGGGGGGAGAAATCATTCAAATACTACGGAGCCTTGAGGGATTAGGTGGTTTCTGTTGTAATATCCTCCGACCGACCTctaccccacccccctcccccttctggagataaagaaatgactgGTCCCTTAGTACGGACAAGTGAGTCTTTACACCACTTGGAGGTACCTTTGCTTTGACGTCGAGTTAAGCCTCCTTAAAATCTCCTAGTACAATCATTCAGGGAGGACTTACAgactatttcaatttatttctcgGTTTTAGTTTGCGGTTGGTTTGCTAGTTTGAGTTTGTTTTTACAACCGTTGCTTTTAGAAAAAAGTTGTTTAAGGTAATTTCATAACAATAGTTCACttagaaatgcaaatttcaTTAGGAAAACTTGGAATGGAAATGCTGAGACAAATTTGTTAGAAGATGTGGtagcaattttaaaaaaacacattacAGCAGGGTTGACGTGGCAATTTCacacaagaaatttaaaaacaatgaatttcagtacattttgatatttaaaaagcTCAAGGTAAAACTATTTCTAAAGTGATTTTACATCAATTTATTTGCAAATACTTGACATGTAAATGATTATGCACACAGCCTTTTCATTCCCTTTCCGTACCCAAACTTCATTAGTATGGATACGGAACGAATTAACTAACTGAGTACGAATGGTCCTTGCTGGGTACGAAACGAGTGGTATCCGCCCGAGGTTGTCGGTGAACTGGCCTAGCACGGGATGTCGGCAAGCTGGACCAAGTTGTCAGCGAGCGGGCCTAAGTAATCGGCAAACTGGCCTAGGTTGTCGGCACTAGCCTAAATCGTCGGCAAACTGGCCTAGGACACAGACACAAAACACAACATCGACGTATATTTCAATAAGTCGATAGAGTTTAAGAATATTACATAAGCATACTACATAATACTGTAATCATGATATTCTTTTCAGTGCTTATATTGCATTTTGGTATTTACATAATCTCAATGTAATGGTTTCTGAAAAAACCATCAGTGTACGAAaccaataaagttattattattattattattattattattattactattatcagtATTATCGATCGAAAGTCTATCTGATTTGATTAACCACATACAGCTGACTCGAGGTGACTAAGAAGGAAGGATTTAAGTCAGCGCTGACTTTGATTGGTAAAAGTAAGTTTCAGTTTTGTGTCCGAGACTTAATCAGCGAAAATATTCCATTTAAACATGTTAAAGCTCACAATAAAATTGAACACCTTAGGTTTCACTTGATCAACCACATTGTCTTCAATTTTTGTTGCCTACTTTATCCCAGTGAGTCGCCTGCGGGGATGCGCTTTGTGTGCGCCCCGAAGCGTCTGGCGACCGAGCAGTAAAAGCGAGTGACAAAGCCGAGGACGATTG from Pocillopora verrucosa isolate sample1 chromosome 8, ASM3666991v2, whole genome shotgun sequence includes these protein-coding regions:
- the LOC136282840 gene encoding uncharacterized protein, which translates into the protein MDISRDQRRPTKSAQCHPGYQGTRCQMPPVVRVFIRSEGCEDLGITANTCGIAYIKVNGKDYSPHIRGHNVVVINAITGTVLGAKGFDTHENSSAGIHLRDYLNGIKGEKIVLVAIQDQGSTYISPAIDALKRVGATDNLLNLTEFRGSFALVGFAGVNRPSWIAQQNAKRERGPSEIYLTIPSSEAIKGIYYNQPGHSCKDIRDSGYSVGDGEYWIDPEKNGNPLKVYCDMTTDGGGWLLVSNVVVDDSSSRQLWIASSYREISNCHWNKTLFITENAMKELRTHLSFTQLRFHCNKQKGRMIHVTTAANSSGKAVVRYFSGQTDDRPLACGSFNRMKDDNSNIAGVCHQWQGQQWGHSPSAKGTLTDHAFFVPYKYHWLLTPGNQRWECDDYIYDGFFALSSGDFWKVFIR